One window of Leopardus geoffroyi isolate Oge1 chromosome B3, O.geoffroyi_Oge1_pat1.0, whole genome shotgun sequence genomic DNA carries:
- the LOC123583481 gene encoding mast cell protease 1A-like yields MNTTTPEKNTRERTLGRGTSSSDLGSLLEKMQPLLLLLTFLLASKAEAGKIIGGHEANPHSRPYMAFLRIYKPDKTWKQCGGFLVREDFVLTAAHCWGSLMTVTLGAHNVKKKERTQQIIPVRETFRPSGYTSETFLNDIMLLQLSRKARLDASVRPIRLPKRNVWVRPGMVCSVAGWGQFRMDSSSGAEKLHEVELEIQKDEQCMSHYNHLYNPATQMCVGNPRRKKSALQGDSGGPLVCNNVAQGIVSCVKHCGTPPLVYTRISGFMHWIEKIMRHFSPPGPDSDASRINPSTFSGAEARTALGKGGGEEAARDLINFHL; encoded by the exons ATGAATACCACAACACCAGAGAAGAACACCAGGGAAAGGACACTAGGACGAGGCACCAGCAGCTCCGACCTGGGCAGCCTTCTTGAGAAGATGCAGCCGCTCCTGCTCTTGCTGACCTTTCTTCTGGCCTCCAAGGCTGAAGCGG ggaaaataaTCGGGGGCCATGAAGCCAACCCTCATTCTCGTCCCTACATGGCATTTCTCCGGATCTACAAACCAGACAAAACCTGGAAACAGTGCGGGGGTTTCCTTGTACGTGAGGACTTTGTGCTAACAGCAGCTCACTGCTGGGGAAG CCTCATGACTGTGACGCTGGGGGCCCACAACGtcaagaagaaggagaggacCCAGCAGATCATCCCCGTGAGAGAAACCTTCCGCCCCTCAGGCTACACTTCTGAAACCTTCCTCAATGACATCATGTTACTGCAG CTGTCAAGAAAGGCCCGCCTGGATGCCAGCGTGAGGCCCATCAGGCTGCCCAAAAGGAATGTGTGGGTGAGGCCAGGGATGGTGTGCAGTGTGGCCGGCTGGGGACAATTCAGAATGGACAGCTCCTCTGGGGCAGAGAAACTGCATGAGGTAGAGCTTGAAATCCAGAAGGATGAGCAATGCATGTCACACTACAATCACCTGTATAACCCCGCCACCCAGATGTGTGTGGGGAACCCAAGAAGGAAGAAGTCTGCCCTTCAG gGAGACTCCGGAGGCCCCCTTGTGTGCAACAACGTGGCCCAGGGCATTGTCTCCTGTGTAAAACACTGTGGGACACCTCCACTTGTCTACACCAGGATTTCAGGCTTTATGCACTGGATAGAAAAAATAATGAGACACTTCAGCCCACCGGGACCAGACTCAGACGCCTCCAGGATCAATCCATCCACCTTCTCTGGGGCAGAGGCCAGAACTGCACTGGGCaaagggggtggagaggaggccGCCAGGGACTTAATAAACTTCCATCTCTAG